In Astyanax mexicanus isolate ESR-SI-001 chromosome 5, AstMex3_surface, whole genome shotgun sequence, a single window of DNA contains:
- the LOC103032840 gene encoding zinc finger protein 239 isoform X2, whose amino-acid sequence MPSCSKSSPVPSDNFSSWCSEIVKLLKEGKEIMESSEMSDTLQVCSPTPCEQRQKNTDKKKTHHCSECGKSFNRQKTLQIHQLIHTGEKPYQCSVCGKRFNRQSNLNTHQRIHTGERPYHCSVCGKSFNHQTHLNQHRRIHTGEKPYSCSECGKSFKRQSNLSTHLRIHTGEKPFHCLECGKSFKHQTYLSTHLRIHTGEKPYLCPDCGKSFTHQSHLLRHQRIHTGERPYQCSECGKSFSQESSLQQHQRIHTGEKPYYCSDCGKSFRHSNRFKRHKCREVTEIDSVTPKTIPPPNPDFENIDNLFIKTEKCYFQCSPNQDPIVDHCDPVYQ is encoded by the coding sequence ATGCCATCCTGTTCCAAGTCTTCTCCTGTGCCTAGTGATAACTTTTCTTCCTGGTGTTCTGAAATTGTTAAGCTGCTGAAAGAGGGAAAAGAAATCATGGAATCCAGTGAAATGTCTGATACTCTGCAAGTATGCTCTCCTACACCTTGTGAGCAAAGGCAGAAAAATACAGACAAGAAGAaaacacatcactgctcagaatgtgggaagagtttcaatCGACAGAAGACTctccaaatacatcagctcattcacactggagaaaaaccatatcaGTGCTCAGTGTGTGGCAAGAGGTTTAACCGTCAGAGTAATCTCAACacacaccagcgtattcacactggagagagaccgtatcactgctcagtgtgtggaAAAAGTTTTAATCATCAGACTCACCTCAATCAACACCgccgcattcacaccggagagaaaccctattcctgctcagagtgtgggaaaagttttaaacGACAAAGTAATCTCAGTACACACTTGcgcattcatactggagagaaacccttTCATTGCTTAGAGTGTGGAAAAAGTTTTAAACATCAGACGTATCTCAGCACacacctgcgcattcacactggagagaaaccttatctttgcccagactgtggaaagagttttactcatcaGAGCCATCTCctaagacaccagcgcattcacactggagaaaggccttatcagtgctcagagtgtgggaaaagTTTTTCTCAAGAGAGTagtctccaacaacaccagcgcattcacactggagaaaaaccatattactgctcagactgtggaaaaagCTTCAGACATTCAAACAGATTTAAGAGGCACAAGTGCAGAGAAGTCACAGAGATAGACAGTGTCACACCTAAAACCATTCCACCTCCCAACCCAGACTTCGAAAACATAGATAACTTGTTCATTAAGACAGAAAAGTGTTACTTTCAATGTTCTCCCAACCAAGATCCTATAGTAGACCATTGTGATCCTGTCTATCAATAA